The uncultured Dysgonomonas sp. genome contains the following window.
GAGTCATGGTATAGCTGGAACTCAATCGATGACTATGCAAACAATATCATTAGTATTCGCAACTCGTATTTCGGAGGATTGAATAAAACAACATCCAACAGAAGCCAACACAGCATGTCTGTTTTTGTAGAGTCTAAGAATGCAGCTTTAGATGCAGAAATTACTGCGGCAATCGATAAAGCATATAAAGCGATTAATGAAGGGATGCAACGTCCTTTCCGCAACAATCTGACCGGAATAAAAGTGGATGCGGCAATAGATGCTTGTACAGACTTACAATTGAGTTTCGAGAAAATTAAACAGTTGAAAGATTAAGAAATCTCTTTTCTCTATACTAAGTAATCAACTGATAGGAGAATTAAGAAAATAATAAGTTCTTAGATTCTGACAGATTTATGAAAAACTATTTATGTTAAGATATAAATTCTTAAAAGTTAGTGTCGTGATGTGTCTTTGCATCACGGCATTTACTGCTTGTAGCGACAACGACGATGATATCATTTACAAGCCCAATGGAAAAGTTGCGCATCCGGACGAATTATCGGCCGGAACATCTACCGTATTTATGTCCGGGATCAGGGCATATGATACTCCTGCGCCGTGGGTGAAGGGTGATATGTTGACTCGATTCAATCTGGGAGATCAACTTTATGATGATCCCCGGACAACAGATCAGTTCGATCCGAACAAAGGAGGTCTTGGTCCTCTCTATGCAGGTTATTCGTGCGGAAGTTGCCATAAGAATGCAGGGCGGACTTATCCCACTCTTTTTTCGGAAGGAGGTTCCGGTAAATATGGCTTCTCTTCTATGCTTGCTTATATTACACGAAAGAATGGAGCCTTTTTTCGTCAATATGGACGAGTCTTGCATGATCAATCTATTGTAGGGGTTGAGCCGGAGGGTAAGCTTAAGGTCACTTATGAAGAAAAAGAATATTCTTTCCCTGATGGGGAGAAGTACTCTCTCATCACTCCTCATTATTCTATATCGGAATGGTATGCCGATGAAATAAAACCTGAAGATCTGATTATTGATGTACGTATCCCTCTCCGGCATGTTGGTATGGGGCAGATAATGGCACTCGATCCCGATGAATTGAGAAGGTTGGCTGCACAAAGCAACTATCCCGAATACGGAATTTCGGGACGGCTTGCCGTCATACAGGAACGTAACAAAACTATGATAGGAGTGGGCGGGAATAAAGCACATCATGCAGACCTGACTGTAGAATTAGGTTTCTCGTCCGACCTGGGAGTTACAAACGACCGCTACCCGCTCGAAGTGAGCGAAGGACAGTCTCAGAACGTTGGTTACTCTCATTACGGTATCCAGATATCAACGCATGATATGGAGAATGTCGATCTGTATCTGAGCACATTGGGTGTCCCCGCACGACGGAATGTTACGCATGAACTGGTGAAAAAAGGCGAAGAGAACTTCTATAAAGCCAAATGTCATCTGTGTCATACCCCTACTTTACACACCCGGCAGGATGCGCCCGTTTTACTGAACGGGACACGCCTTCCGTGGCTGTGCAACCAAACGATACATCCATACAGCGATTTCCTTTTGCACGATATGGGACGTGAACTGGACAGCGGTTATAAAGCGGGAGCCGCCTATACCTATGAGTGGCGTACAACTCCGTTGTGGGGTATTGGTTTGCAAGAAACAGTAAACGGACATACGCATTTCTTACACGACGGGCGTGCCCGCAACCTTCTAGAGGCTATCATGTGGCACGGAGGCGAGGGCAGTGTGTCGCGGGAGTTGTTCAGTCGCATGTCGAAAGAAGACAGGGACGCTTTGCAGATATTCCTCAATTCACTTTAAACTAAATAGAAAAGAATACATTGATATGAAATTCAGATTTTTATTATTCGCAGGATTACTTCTATCCGTAAATTTATTAGCACAGGAGAGTGATAATAATGATAAATATATCGAAAGCGATGTTATCCCTCTTGCAGGAAAGAAAGGATTCAGCTTCGAAAGTAAGGCCGGGGACTTTGTTTTTAAACCCTTCGCTCTTGTACAGGCATCGGCCAAAATGAATTACTACGATGATGAGCAGATAGGCGCAGACGATCAGGACAATGTTGCCAATAGCGGCTTTGAGATAGGAAACGCATTGATCGGCTTTGCCGGAAAGGCTTTCGGAAAAGTAACGTTCAATCTTACATTGAATGCGGCCCAGTCGGGAGATGCCTTGCTTCAGCAGGCATGGGCAGACCTCAACCTGAAAGACGAATTGCGCTTCCGTGTGGGGAAATTTAAAACTCCTTTCAATCAGGCTTATCTTGTGACATTGGGGGAAACGCTTTTCCCATCGTTACCTGTTTCGCTCACTGCTCCGGTAAATATTCCATATTCTATAAATTCAGTCAATCCTAATTTTGCGACCGGATTCGATCTTGGTGTACAGGTACATGGCTTGATCAAGAATAAATGGGAATACAGAGTCGGCATTTTTAATGGAACAGGTATAACAGTGAATAGCGCGAAGAAGACTATCAGCGATGATCTGCACATTCCATCACTGTTATACTCGGGGCGTATTGCTTATATGCCTAAAGGTGTGATGCCTACTCATCAGGGAAGCCCCGATGATTTGAATAATAATAAATTTTTAGTTGCGCTTTCCACTTCTTACAATGTGGAAGCCAACTGGCAGGCAAGCAATGATTTTCGTGCAGGCCTGGAGTTTTCCTATTTATATAACCGATGGTATATTTCGGCAGAAGCCTATTATTTAAATATGGATTTTGTAGAAAGACAGCAGGTTTCTCATTCTTACGATTTTGTCGGCGGCTATATTCAGGGAGGGTATTTTATCAATCCAAAAATGCAATTGGCGGCGCGATATGATTTCTTCGACCGTAACTCATCTAAGACCGATGGTATCCTGAATGCTCCGGCAGTAGGGTTCAATTATTATATTGTCGGTTATAACCTGAAATTACAGGCTATGTATCAGTATCTGGGAAAATGGGGGCATGAAAACCAACTGGAGAGGGATAATGATGATTTAGGCCTAGCTCAACATTTTGCACAGGTAATGTTCCAATTTTCTTTCTGATAAATAAAATCATGGGAAAGAATAATTTGATAAAATTTTGGATATTGTTTGTCGTCTCATTGCCTGTCATTACTTCAGGTTGCGATAGCGGGGATATATATCCTAAAGATAAAACTTCGGGTGGAACGGATGTAGATGTTTCTGTCAGTTTCCAATTTACACACATCGATGCTTTTCCTGAAAGCTATAAGATAGTGTTCGGATCTTTCAACGATGATCTGGCGTATCCGATATCATCGAAAGTAATATCTAAACCCTCGGATAATGGAGTGGTTACGGTCTCGTTGGCTAATATTCCGGAGAATACAACATATCTGGCATTATACCTCGTACAAGAGCATAGTAACTATAAGATTTATCCTTTTTATACCTATCCGATAGTCAGTATGCCAAAGGAAGATTTTGAGATTCCACTTCAAAATATCGATTTGGCAATGTTTGGGCGGGTGCAAAAACAAGTGTTTTCTCAGTGCCTCCAGTGTCATGGGGGAAGCGGATTTGCCGCAGCAGGCCTGCATTTAACCGAAGGGAAGAGCCATGAAGACTTGGTAGGCATAACCGCATTGCACAATACGGATAAAAAGCGGGTTAGCCCGGGGAATATTCAGAATAGTTATCTGATGGATATATTGAAAGGCGAAGCCTTGCCCAATCAGCATTCGAGCCTGTCGTCACTCAAAGATGATGATATTGTGCTGGTCGAGCAGTGGATAAAAGGCGGGGCTAAAAGTGAATAATTATAAACAGAAATGAAATATATAAATATAGAATGGGACGACTTGTCCGTCAATATAAATTTAAGTTGCTTCTTACCCGAAGGCGGGGTGGCAGAATATCATGCCATTATTGAGCTAAATAATAAATATAACAATGCTGAAATTCAGTACAGAGATATAGAAGCTGCTTTGGAACGTTTGCAGCAGTCGGATATATTACGTGGCTCCGCATTGGTATTAAAGCGGTACTTTGTGAGTGATGCAGTCAATCAATCCCAATTTTTGAAGCGGAAGAACGAGGACGCTGCCGTTTCTGTTGTACAACAGCCTCCTCTGAATGGAACAAAAGTATCTGTGTGGGCATATTTTGTCGCTGATAGTAGAATATATACAGATGGTTATGGTACAACAATTTTGTCGCGCCCTCATTTTAAGCATATTTATAATACCCAATTGCAAAAATCATTGAAGGATGAGTATGCCGAGACGGAATGCATTTTCAATACATATCTAGAATCATTGTATCTGCATGGTTGCACGTTGAAGGATAATTGTATCCGCACCTGGATATATGTGCAGGGGGTAGATGTTCATTACTCAGAGATGGTAAAGGCCCGTATTGCCTGCTTCAACAGGGAAGGCCTGAATAAAGAGACTCACTATATTGCAAGCACGGGTATAGAAGGGCGATATACTGACGCTCAGACATTGGTATTGATGGATGCTTATGCTATTAAAGGTATTTCTCAGGAACAAGTCAAATATCTCCATGCCTCTACTCACCTGAATCCTACCCACGAATACGGGGTAACTTTTGAGCGGGGAACAACAGTGGATTATGGCGATCGCAGGCATATTTTCATATCAGGCACAGCCAGTATAGATAATAATGGGGAAATTGTACATCTTACCAACATTGAAAAACAGATAGAGCGGACAATAGAGAATATAGAAGTTCTGCTCGCTGAGGCGGATGCGGTAATAAATGATATTTCGAAAATGATTGTATATCTGCGCGATACGGCAGACTATCAGATAGTTTCCGATTATCTTGATAAATATTATAAAGAATTGCCTAAAGTAATCGTATGGGCTCCTGTCTGCCGTCCGGGATGGCTGATAGAAATAGAATGTATTGCAATCAAAGAAATAGAAGCGAATCAGTTTGAGAAATTCTGATCTTGACAGATGAAAAATAGATTGTTGGCATTATTCTCATTACAGAAGCTTCCTTTTTGGGGTGTTTTTGTCCTTTCCGTTATTATGGCTCTGGCAACCTTTGTGGAAAAGAGTCATGGTTCGGAATATACCTATTCTCATATATACGGCTCATGGTGGTTCTCCGCTTTGTGGGGATTATTAGTTATACTCAGCCTTACAGGAATTGTAAAAGGGCAGATGTACAGGAATTTGTCATTGCTATTAGTCCATATTTCCTTTATACTGATACTAGCCGGGGCTTTTTGTACAAAACTGTTTGCCGAACATGGCTATGTTATTCTCAATAAAGATACGGATTGTAGCAAAATGCAGGCTGACGCGGATACCGTTGAGCTACCTTTCCGGATGCGGCTGGATACTTTCTATGTTTCATACTATGCGGGGACGAATGCTCCGGCCGACTATATTTCGCATTTCTCTATAAAGGATAAACTGTCGGGTAAAACCACGATAGCAGAGGTGTCTATGAATAATATATTCAGTTACGATGGCTACCGCTTCTATCAGTCGTCTTTCGAAGACGATTGGCGAACGAGTATATTGAGTGTCAACCATGATAGTTGGGGAATTCCTCTGACCTATGCCGGTTATGCCTTATTCGTTTTAGCGATGATATGGTATTTATTCTCGCCTCAGAATGCTTTCCGGAAGTTGCTGAATCATCCCCTCCTGAAAAAAGCATTGATAATCATATTATTTATTATTCCGGTTTCCTGTTTTTCTCAGATTCTTACTAAGGATAGCTTATCCGTAAACAAAAAGCAAGCAAAGGAATTCTGTAAATTATGGATGCTGTACGATGGAAGAATAAGCCCTGTAGCAACCTTTGCCCATGATTTCACTTTGAAAATTACAGGGAAGACATCATTCAGTTATCTCGATGCAAATCAATTCCTGATGGGATTTCTCTTTTTTCCTGACAAATGGCAGCAGGTAGCATTGTTTGATGTAAAGGATGGAATACTGAAAAAAGAACTAAATGCCGAGACCGAAAAAGCTGCATTGATAGATTTCTATGATACGGAAGGTAACTATAAGCTAAGTAAGTATTGGAAAGATCTGAGCAGTAATTCGCCAAAAACGTCTTTGCTGAAAGAGGTGGAAAAGCTGGATGAAAAGATACAATTAATCAATATGCTTCATAACGGGAGTCTTTTACAGATATATCCGCAAAAGATCGATAATGATGTAAAGTGGTTTTACCCTACGCAAAACCTCAGAACTAAAGATGAACAGAAAAATATAAAACTGATAAGGAATTCTCTTTTGTCTTATTATCAGGCAATCTCAGACAATAGCGAAGGGAATGCGAAGCTTGCTCTTGAAATGATAAGTGATTATCAGAAAGCGAATGCAGAGGAAGTGCTTCCATCAGATCTGCATCGTGATATAGAGATCTTTTATACTAATGTGAATTTTACCTCGATCTTGTTTAAAATAAACCTTACTTTGGGATTATTGTCACTCTTATGTGTCTTTTTCCTGGCGGATAAGAGGGTTAAGCATGTAGATAAGATATTCTTCGGTATTCTTATTCTATCTTTTATTGTGCATTCCTTTTCTATTGGGATCAGAACGTATATAGGAGGACGCTTGCCGTTCAGTAACGGATTTGAAACGATGCTTCTTATTGCATGGTCAGCCATGTTGATCGCTGTTTTAGCAGGACGCAAAATGCCTCTGATAGTATCATTCGGCTACTTAATCTCGGGCTGTTCTCTTTTGGTCGCTCATTTGGGTATGATGAATCCCCGAATAACGCCATTGGTACCCGTCCTTTCCTCCCCACTGCTAAGCATTCACGTATCAGTGATTATGCTTGCCTATACATTATTGGCTTTTATTATGCTTAATAGTCTTATTTCATTGATACAAATAGTTCTATGTAAGAATAAAGATGTTGCAAATATTCTAAAGAAACTGGAGCAGAATAAAATCTACAGTCTGATCTGTCTCTATCCCAGTCTTTTATTCTTGGGCGCCGGTATTTTTATTGGTGCTGTATGGGCAAATATATCATGGGGACGTTATTGGGGATGGGACCCGAAAGAGGTATGGGCGCTGATAACATTTCTTGTGTATAGTCTGATTATTCACCAGAAAAATCTGAAGATATTTACTAATCTGTTTTTCTTTCATGCCTTTGGTTTACTATCATTTTCAACCGTGTTGATGACTTATTTTGGTGTGAACTACTTTCTCGGGGGAATGCATAGTTATGCGGGGGAGATGCAATTTGATTTTACTATTATTCTCATCATATTGATAAGTTTACTGATAGCGGGATTGTTGTGCATCTCTTATAAAAAGTATAAAAAAATAGCGGTGATTACCGATTAAAATATTTTACTCCCTTTTCGTTTTTCTATGGTACTTTTAATCAGCGTTCAGCTTTGATTTGAGCTGTGGACTAAAATAATAGGATTTCATAAGGTCACATTGTTAATGTTTAATTCCCCTTTGTTTTTAACATGATATGGGGATTGACGGGGACATAATTTTTTTCTCCTATATTCATCCTGTCTTTGGCTATACAGGTTCCGTTTGCCACACGCCATTCTAGTGTAGCAAAGTTGGTAGATGCAGAGAGTGTGACCTGAGTATTATAAAGAGTAGGGTCAGCTATTGTCACATCTCCTGATATTACAGTCCATTCACCCTGTTGATTCATTCCGGGTTGGTTACCTGCCATTGTGAATGTTTTGCCACTTTGATTGATATCCGGACCGGCATCGGCTAGTGGCATCTTGTCCAGACTGACATTTACTATCGCTCTTTGGGGACTTTCGCAACTAGATATAGTATCACTGAATGAAATATAATATGTCTTTTCAGTCATAATGGTCGAGGGATCCAGGGGTTCATTTGAGGTCTCAGTCTCATAAAAGAATAGTCTTATGTCTTCTGTATTTTCCAGAAAGTTAGTAGAGATCTCATCTAGTTCATAGACCAAATATGAAAGCTGTTTTAGATCTGTTTCACAATAGTTGACATTCAGTATATGAGGTTTATTTTCTGATGCCTCAGTAAAAGATCCTATGATAGGAGCATAATTCATCTTTATTTCATCTTCACTATAGCAAATAGGAAAAACTGTAGAATCATATACAACTTCTACTTTGTATGTACCATTGATGCCATATAATTTAGGATCAATCACCACAGTTGTCGAGTCTATGCCTAATCGTTTGAAATTCTCTTCATTATGATGTTTATAGTACCATTTGTAAGTAGATAAAGGCCCTCCATAGAACCCTTCGGCTGATATAAAATTATCTTCGTTTTCCACATCTTCTTGGTTAAAGGTTTTACATGTAAAATTATCGGGTAAACCCACAATTCCGGGAGCACCTTCCAGAAATACCACTTTCTCATTGTTAAGTCCATAATTCGAAGTATTAACATCGAACTCCAAATTTGCACCTGTAGCAATTATTCCTCCAATGTTTGTATAATCGTAGCGATTGTGATTGTTAGTTTTCAGATAATGGATTGTGGCAGTCGCTGATAGCTGAGTACCTCCTGTTTCGGTTCCTGCCCTTATAGTATTTAATGTACAAGGTGTACCATTTAGTATCAAATCTTCGGTAATGGTCTGTGTGGTGCCGGCACCGATATACAGGGTCAGCCCTTTAGGCATTAGAATTAATTTTCCAAATGTATTATTATCCAGTATCTGCCTCCCGTGATTCAGTATAACCTCATTGGCTGTTATACCACCTCTGATATACATGCTGGTAAGATTGTTATTATAGGTTGTAATCTTGTTATAAACATGCCCGGCCAATCCATAAAAGCTTTTACCAACTAAAATGTGACTATTGGCTGCGTTAAGGGTTATATCCGGATGTCCATAATATGAAAAAGCATCGGTAGTTGTAATGGTTGCGTTTTCTATATTGAGGTGACGGGGAAGACTGCTCGTATCACTTCCGGTACTAGATATTTTGCTGACCCTCATTGTTACTCCCGAGGCATTAATAATCCCTTTGATAAGTTCAAAGCTAGATCCATTCAGCGTTTTTAAATTTAGGTTCAGAATGCCTTCATGAACCAGAATATTCCCTCCGGTAAATGTAGTCATATTTATATCTACTTGTTTCGCAAGTGATTGCATGTAAGTGCCGGAGATTCTCATATCTCCAGAAAATTCCCACTGGGCATTGGTATTGCTGACTGTTAAGTTATTGAAGTAAGAATTTGATCTGTTTATTATTTTTCCATTACTCACATCGCCCATAAGATGACAGCGTTCGATATACATACCCTCGCCTAACTGTATAAAATTACCATAGCAATATGAATCGAAACCTGTAGTTGTAGCTGTTATTTTTATATTCACAGGAGCATTGTCGTGAGCAATGAAGTTGTTGAAATAAGCAGAATTTGTACCTAGCGAAATTATTTGTCCGTCTGATCCTGAGTAGCTATTAAAATGAACATTGTCAGACTGAGTAGGAACACAGCTGCTTTCCGATGGAGTGCCATCGTTATTGGTTGTCCAGTTACTTCCCGTATTCCATAAGCCATCGCCTGCAGTGCCAATCCAGTATAAATCTTTGGCTGTAACAGGTGTATAAATCCAATTGTCGCTATTACCTCCCTCATCGAGGCCATAATATGAAAACGTAGCGCCTCCGCTAGCTTGTACTCCCTTTAAACTTACATTGGGAATATGTATTACTCCTGTCGTTTTTATCAAATTGAAAGTGCTGGTTGATGAGGACGGAGCTATTTCCATCAGTCCGGAACAATCCGGAGTATTTGTAATAAAATCACCGATAACAGTTATTGTTTTACCACTAGCAACCGTTACTCCAATATTTGGACCCAGATCTATAACATTAGCCTGGATGTTATTGTTTATTGTCGCTTTTTTAGTATTTATTGTTAATTTGTTGAATGTAAGAATGTTAGATAGTTTGGCTGTTCCTATAGAAGTGGATTCTGGAATGAAGCTCACATCGTAATATATATGACTATTATTTGACGTGAATTCTGGATTATAGTCGGCACCTCCACGAGCTGTAATATGGCTGGTTCCGGCATCTAGGGTTCCTGAATATCGCCAAATGCTGCGGTACGATATTTTTGAACTACCTAATATCAACGTTCGTTGCCCTCCTAATGCTATGGAAGGCTCAAATGCAACATTCGAATTGAAGTTGACTCCCAGATATATATCCTTATCATTTGTATTGAAAGTTCCTCCTCTGAATTGTAAATCGCCAATGGTTCTAAGATCATCGGCCAATATCCATGTGCCTCCAGCACCTTCTGCTCCAATAAGATACATGATGTTAAATGTGGACCCATTGGACGTAATGGTTTCTATCTCGCCGGGATAAGAATAAAAGAGTACATTGGAATTGATGGTAATTCCCGCTTTCATATACCATGAACCGTAGCAATTCATGGAAGTAAGAATAAATGTAAGGTCGGTATTCGGCAAATCATCTTGGATATGGATATCGTGGAAATAAGCAGGATTAGTTGTGATTTTTATTTCAGACGATATAATTGAATTTTTGTCGAAAATCACATTATCTAATTTTGTCGGCAAGCAATAGCCTCCCGTTCCTCCTGAAGTGTCTGACCAATTATCCATGTTATTCCATTCATTATCATTTGCATCTCCTACCCAGTAAAGGTCTTTGCCTATCTGTTCTTTAAAATTCCACCCGCTGTTATATCCTCCGTCTATACCGTCAACGTTAAATATTGCTCCTCCCGTTGCATTGATTCTGCTTATCAGTGCGTTTGTGAGATTTACCGTACCTGATTCTTTCTTTATAGTAGCTGTTCCCCCCGGAGTGTCTGTCGTTATTCTATAATGTGGTTCACACTCAGGTGTTGTATCTATTATATCGTCTTGTACAATTACAGTACGGCCATTAAATATAATATTAGTTACAGAAGGAGCAAATGTCCATGTTCCTATTGTCAATGGTGTACCCACCACATAGAAACCAGCTCTCGTAGATGTTAATTCCTCTATAGTAGAGCTACCTTCTATTTGAGCATATTTAGTTACAGGATTAGTAAATCTAACTTTATAATAACTCTGACCATTCTTACTAAAAAAAGATCCATTGGTTATCTCAAACTCGGCTTTATTCGGATTAGGAGTTATATTTCCCAGAAAATTCCAGCTGGTAGCTTTTACTTTTGTTCCATCCGGTAAATTAATCGTACTATTTACATTTCCGTTATACATACTATAACCTATATCAAAAGTCTTGAGTGATGGTAAATCCCATGGAGTCAGCGAAGTGAGAGTCATCATATATACAGAAAGTGTTTCACATCGTGGCATCTTATAAACACCTGTACCCGAAATTGTCATTCCTCCCCCTGTTTTAGAGGTAAATGTAATCACGTTAGGCATATTTACAATACAGTCGTTTGTCGCACTTGTATCATATACGTAAAAACTAGAAGCATCATAGTTGACTATTCCTCCTTGAAAGTACATATTATATGACGAATTTACCTCACCTACGATATTCAGTGTTCCTGCACCCTTTTTAGTAAAACTGCTATACAATTGCGACCCGTTTAACGTCAATGTACTTGTTTCCCCCTCGGCAGGTTCCATGATTAGATTATGGGTGTTATAGAGAAGTATTTGTCCATAGGGCTGTAAAGTAACATCTCCATTTACTCTCAGGTTATAGTTGCCGCTACGAGTTATACGAGGCGAGGTTGTAGAAGTGAGATCATCGGCAAAAGTCAGAGATTTGATTGTGTGTTCGGTATTCAAAGTAATCAAACGGCTAGCCAGTGTTCCTCCCTTAAATCCAGAACCCGCATCTATTACTACATGTGTATCCCGTGTAGGAATAGACGAGGGCAGGCTACCTCCACCTCCCGGCTGGAAAGACCAGTGTGAAAGATCTTCCCAATTACCAGGACCTCCCACC
Protein-coding sequences here:
- a CDS encoding di-heme oxidoredictase family protein: MCLCITAFTACSDNDDDIIYKPNGKVAHPDELSAGTSTVFMSGIRAYDTPAPWVKGDMLTRFNLGDQLYDDPRTTDQFDPNKGGLGPLYAGYSCGSCHKNAGRTYPTLFSEGGSGKYGFSSMLAYITRKNGAFFRQYGRVLHDQSIVGVEPEGKLKVTYEEKEYSFPDGEKYSLITPHYSISEWYADEIKPEDLIIDVRIPLRHVGMGQIMALDPDELRRLAAQSNYPEYGISGRLAVIQERNKTMIGVGGNKAHHADLTVELGFSSDLGVTNDRYPLEVSEGQSQNVGYSHYGIQISTHDMENVDLYLSTLGVPARRNVTHELVKKGEENFYKAKCHLCHTPTLHTRQDAPVLLNGTRLPWLCNQTIHPYSDFLLHDMGRELDSGYKAGAAYTYEWRTTPLWGIGLQETVNGHTHFLHDGRARNLLEAIMWHGGEGSVSRELFSRMSKEDRDALQIFLNSL
- a CDS encoding porin; protein product: MKFRFLLFAGLLLSVNLLAQESDNNDKYIESDVIPLAGKKGFSFESKAGDFVFKPFALVQASAKMNYYDDEQIGADDQDNVANSGFEIGNALIGFAGKAFGKVTFNLTLNAAQSGDALLQQAWADLNLKDELRFRVGKFKTPFNQAYLVTLGETLFPSLPVSLTAPVNIPYSINSVNPNFATGFDLGVQVHGLIKNKWEYRVGIFNGTGITVNSAKKTISDDLHIPSLLYSGRIAYMPKGVMPTHQGSPDDLNNNKFLVALSTSYNVEANWQASNDFRAGLEFSYLYNRWYISAEAYYLNMDFVERQQVSHSYDFVGGYIQGGYFINPKMQLAARYDFFDRNSSKTDGILNAPAVGFNYYIVGYNLKLQAMYQYLGKWGHENQLERDNDDLGLAQHFAQVMFQFSF
- a CDS encoding Rid family hydrolase; its protein translation is MKYINIEWDDLSVNINLSCFLPEGGVAEYHAIIELNNKYNNAEIQYRDIEAALERLQQSDILRGSALVLKRYFVSDAVNQSQFLKRKNEDAAVSVVQQPPLNGTKVSVWAYFVADSRIYTDGYGTTILSRPHFKHIYNTQLQKSLKDEYAETECIFNTYLESLYLHGCTLKDNCIRTWIYVQGVDVHYSEMVKARIACFNREGLNKETHYIASTGIEGRYTDAQTLVLMDAYAIKGISQEQVKYLHASTHLNPTHEYGVTFERGTTVDYGDRRHIFISGTASIDNNGEIVHLTNIEKQIERTIENIEVLLAEADAVINDISKMIVYLRDTADYQIVSDYLDKYYKELPKVIVWAPVCRPGWLIEIECIAIKEIEANQFEKF
- the ccsA gene encoding cytochrome c biogenesis protein CcsA; protein product: MKNRLLALFSLQKLPFWGVFVLSVIMALATFVEKSHGSEYTYSHIYGSWWFSALWGLLVILSLTGIVKGQMYRNLSLLLVHISFILILAGAFCTKLFAEHGYVILNKDTDCSKMQADADTVELPFRMRLDTFYVSYYAGTNAPADYISHFSIKDKLSGKTTIAEVSMNNIFSYDGYRFYQSSFEDDWRTSILSVNHDSWGIPLTYAGYALFVLAMIWYLFSPQNAFRKLLNHPLLKKALIIILFIIPVSCFSQILTKDSLSVNKKQAKEFCKLWMLYDGRISPVATFAHDFTLKITGKTSFSYLDANQFLMGFLFFPDKWQQVALFDVKDGILKKELNAETEKAALIDFYDTEGNYKLSKYWKDLSSNSPKTSLLKEVEKLDEKIQLINMLHNGSLLQIYPQKIDNDVKWFYPTQNLRTKDEQKNIKLIRNSLLSYYQAISDNSEGNAKLALEMISDYQKANAEEVLPSDLHRDIEIFYTNVNFTSILFKINLTLGLLSLLCVFFLADKRVKHVDKIFFGILILSFIVHSFSIGIRTYIGGRLPFSNGFETMLLIAWSAMLIAVLAGRKMPLIVSFGYLISGCSLLVAHLGMMNPRITPLVPVLSSPLLSIHVSVIMLAYTLLAFIMLNSLISLIQIVLCKNKDVANILKKLEQNKIYSLICLYPSLLFLGAGIFIGAVWANISWGRYWGWDPKEVWALITFLVYSLIIHQKNLKIFTNLFFFHAFGLLSFSTVLMTYFGVNYFLGGMHSYAGEMQFDFTIILIILISLLIAGLLCISYKKYKKIAVITD